In one window of Terriglobales bacterium DNA:
- a CDS encoding ADP-ribosylglycohydrolase family protein: protein MKRPTENEFAGCLIGQCLGDALGFPVEGESPEVCQSYVHDFVRTGRVVKQCRGRYRFGQYSDDSQLARELMQSFVACGGFDPRDYADRIAAIFVEERIVGQGFATQAAAFRLAAGLAWEEAGTPPPAAGNGAAMRAGPVGLLFSGDPERMVHVAHEQSRITHKDARCSAGAILIAGSVALILRHTPTKLPEFTDQLAGWVAPFDPALASALPRMEKWLQSEPEVAVREISRIGLDPDHVDAWQHISPFVTTSVLWSLYSFLKHPDNYLEAIGTAIAAGGDVDTTAAMTGAISGARVGLEELPMDLVQLLNDNETWRYEELVELSRKCHSMVMAARNPR, encoded by the coding sequence ATGAAGCGACCGACCGAAAATGAGTTTGCCGGCTGCCTGATTGGCCAATGTCTGGGCGACGCTCTCGGCTTTCCGGTCGAGGGCGAATCGCCGGAGGTGTGCCAGAGCTATGTGCATGACTTTGTTCGCACGGGCCGCGTGGTGAAGCAATGCCGGGGCCGTTATCGCTTTGGACAGTATTCCGACGACTCCCAGCTTGCCCGCGAACTGATGCAGAGTTTTGTCGCCTGCGGCGGCTTTGATCCCAGGGACTACGCGGACAGGATTGCCGCCATTTTTGTGGAAGAGCGCATCGTGGGTCAGGGATTCGCGACGCAAGCGGCGGCCTTTCGGCTGGCTGCGGGGCTGGCGTGGGAAGAAGCAGGCACGCCACCGCCGGCTGCGGGCAATGGTGCCGCGATGCGTGCCGGGCCTGTCGGTTTGCTGTTTTCAGGTGACCCTGAGCGCATGGTCCACGTGGCGCATGAGCAGAGCAGGATCACCCACAAGGACGCACGCTGTTCGGCGGGGGCGATCTTGATAGCCGGCTCGGTCGCCTTGATACTACGGCACACGCCGACAAAACTGCCAGAGTTCACAGATCAGTTGGCTGGCTGGGTTGCGCCGTTCGACCCAGCCCTGGCTTCGGCTTTGCCGCGCATGGAGAAATGGCTGCAATCCGAGCCTGAGGTAGCCGTTCGCGAGATCTCCAGGATCGGTTTGGATCCGGACCACGTAGACGCCTGGCAGCACATCTCTCCGTTCGTGACAACCAGTGTGCTGTGGAGCCTGTATTCGTTCCTTAAGCATCCTGACAACTATTTGGAAGCGATTGGTACAGCAATCGCTGCGGGTGGAGATGTGGACACGACTGCGGCCATGACCGGGGCCATCAGCGGTGCGAGAGTAGGGCTCGAAGAATTGCCCATGGATTTGGTGCAGCTTCTGAACGACAACGAGACCTGGCGCTACGAGGAGCTCGTCGAGCTTTCCAGGAAATGCCATTCCATGGTGATGGCGGCTCGTAATCCACGTTAG